Proteins encoded together in one Anaerotignum propionicum DSM 1682 window:
- a CDS encoding L-lactate dehydrogenase, with product MKTRSVGIVGVGHVGAHCAYSLAVQGIVDELVLVDINEQKAISECQDLRDSVAYLPHRVEVRTGGYADLKDCDVVVVSVGVITKSNNRLDELNVSIGMVNSFVKQVVDAGFNGIFINITNPCDIIARQVHKLSGFDKSRVFGTGTGLDSSRFKAVLSRETGIDHKSLVAYTMGEHGDSQMAPWSHVTVNGKPLAELAKENDKYKVDQAAVLEEATKGGWVTFAGKGCTEYGISSTLARFVYAIFHDEKVVMPCSTQLNGEYGQNDIFISTPCVIGKNGVEEVFELTLNEEELKAFQHSCDVIRTNIGYINKEA from the coding sequence ATGAAAACAAGAAGTGTTGGTATTGTCGGAGTCGGTCATGTTGGTGCCCATTGTGCCTATAGCTTAGCGGTACAAGGCATTGTGGATGAATTGGTTTTAGTAGATATAAATGAACAAAAAGCAATCAGCGAGTGTCAGGATTTAAGGGATAGCGTTGCTTATTTGCCCCATCGGGTAGAGGTACGCACCGGCGGATATGCTGATTTAAAGGATTGTGATGTGGTGGTTGTCAGCGTTGGTGTTATTACTAAGAGTAATAACCGTTTGGATGAATTGAATGTATCCATCGGCATGGTAAACAGCTTTGTAAAGCAGGTGGTGGATGCAGGGTTTAACGGCATTTTCATTAATATTACAAACCCTTGTGACATTATTGCAAGACAGGTGCATAAGCTTTCCGGTTTTGATAAATCCCGTGTATTTGGTACAGGCACAGGCTTGGATAGCTCTCGTTTCAAGGCCGTTTTGTCCAGAGAAACTGGCATTGATCATAAATCACTGGTGGCATATACCATGGGTGAGCACGGAGATTCCCAAATGGCACCTTGGTCTCATGTGACAGTAAATGGAAAACCTCTTGCAGAGCTTGCTAAAGAGAATGATAAATACAAAGTGGATCAGGCTGCAGTTTTGGAGGAAGCAACCAAGGGCGGCTGGGTGACTTTCGCTGGGAAAGGCTGCACAGAGTATGGTATTTCGTCAACCCTTGCACGTTTTGTTTATGCAATTTTCCATGATGAAAAGGTGGTTATGCCTTGCAGTACACAGTTAAACGGTGAATATGGGCAGAATGATATTTTTATCAGTACTCCTTGTGTTATTGGGAAAAATGGTGTGGAAGAAGTGTTTGAACTAACCTTAAATGAAGAAGAACTGAAAGCGTTTCAACATTCCTGTGATGTAATCCGTACCAATATCGGTTATATTAACAAGGAGGCATAA
- a CDS encoding vWA domain-containing protein, with amino-acid sequence MFTSFFYLLRARGLNVSLNEWMSLVEALDKGLHGSSFTGFYYLCRSVLVKSETDFDKFDGAFLEFFKDMEFATDELPKELLDWLENPADEPGKEFDMARAMENEQLSQSEIQKMFLERLEEQKEEHNGGSYWVGTGGVSVFGNSGFSPRGIRVGGQGGQRRAFQVAGERKFRDFRQDNTLDTRQFQMAFRKLRQFSARTEEARTEFDIDETIRETCDNAGNLKVVYEKPRKNTVKLLLLMDSGGSMEYYSRLCSALFQAVSKSNHFKDLKVYYFHNCIYSRLYTEADLSPRDTISTEWVLNNLSSEYKVIIVGDAQMEPSELLNPSFYSFGVRNEVTGMEWLQKFKDKYPHIVWLNPSERPTWGGWWAKTYDIIHKEFDMYRLSLEELNVALKKLMVSR; translated from the coding sequence ATGTTTACTTCATTTTTTTATCTGCTTCGTGCCAGAGGGCTTAACGTTTCCCTGAACGAATGGATGTCTCTGGTGGAAGCATTGGACAAGGGCCTTCATGGCTCCAGCTTTACGGGCTTTTACTATCTTTGCCGCAGTGTGCTTGTAAAAAGTGAAACGGACTTTGATAAATTCGATGGTGCCTTCCTTGAATTCTTTAAAGATATGGAATTTGCCACCGATGAATTGCCCAAGGAGCTTTTGGATTGGTTGGAAAATCCCGCTGATGAACCGGGAAAAGAATTTGATATGGCTCGTGCCATGGAAAATGAGCAACTGTCTCAGAGCGAAATACAAAAAATGTTTCTTGAGAGACTGGAGGAACAAAAAGAAGAACACAACGGCGGCAGCTATTGGGTGGGCACAGGTGGTGTTTCTGTTTTCGGCAACAGCGGCTTCAGCCCAAGGGGAATCCGCGTTGGCGGTCAAGGCGGTCAGCGCCGTGCGTTTCAGGTGGCAGGAGAGCGGAAATTCCGTGACTTCCGTCAGGATAATACCCTAGATACCCGCCAGTTTCAAATGGCATTTCGTAAGCTTCGTCAATTTTCCGCCCGCACAGAGGAAGCGAGAACAGAATTTGACATCGACGAAACTATCCGTGAAACTTGCGATAATGCAGGGAATCTAAAGGTGGTTTATGAAAAGCCACGAAAAAATACAGTAAAGCTTTTGCTATTGATGGATAGTGGCGGCTCTATGGAATATTACAGCAGGCTTTGCAGTGCGCTGTTCCAAGCTGTAAGCAAATCCAACCATTTTAAGGATTTAAAGGTATACTATTTTCACAATTGCATTTATTCTAGATTATACACTGAGGCAGATTTAAGTCCTCGTGATACCATTTCCACTGAATGGGTGTTAAACAACCTCAGCAGTGAATATAAAGTTATCATCGTAGGAGATGCCCAAATGGAGCCTTCAGAGCTGTTAAACCCCAGTTTCTATTCCTTCGGGGTAAGAAACGAGGTAACAGGTATGGAATGGCTACAAAAATTTAAGGATAAGTACCCTCACATTGTTTGGCTAAACCCTTCCGAACGTCCTACTTGGGGCGGTTGGTGGGCAAAAACCTATGATATCATTCATAAAGAATTTGATATGTATCGCTTATCCCTAGAGGAACTGAATGTCGCTTTGAAAAAGCTCATGGTTTCCAGATAA
- a CDS encoding AAA family ATPase, whose translation MNTTFQGSKDYVASDELMRSVNIAIALQKPLLIKGEPGTGKTMLAEAISTALGKDLIIWNIKSTTKAQDGLYVYDVVQRLYDSQFGNEGVDDIQKYVKLGKLGEAFTAEKQAILLIDEIDKADLEFPNDLLWELDKMEFYIPETKETVKAAQRPIVIITSNAEKELPDAFLRRCIFHYIEFPDEQQMTEIIKVHYPDVEEHLLEQVLETFYWIRDLYNIQKKPSTSEVIDWIQALVLGGIDPDKIKEKVPFAGVLLKKNEDIDTMRRYLK comes from the coding sequence ATGAATACAACATTTCAAGGCAGCAAGGATTATGTGGCAAGTGACGAATTAATGCGCTCCGTCAATATTGCCATTGCCCTGCAAAAGCCTTTGCTCATCAAGGGTGAGCCCGGTACCGGCAAGACAATGCTGGCAGAAGCAATCTCCACCGCATTGGGAAAAGACCTTATTATTTGGAATATTAAGTCTACCACAAAAGCACAGGACGGCCTTTACGTTTATGACGTGGTTCAGCGCTTGTATGATAGCCAGTTCGGCAACGAAGGCGTAGATGATATTCAGAAATATGTAAAGCTTGGAAAATTAGGCGAGGCTTTTACCGCTGAAAAACAGGCAATTTTATTGATTGATGAGATTGATAAGGCGGACTTGGAATTCCCCAACGACTTACTTTGGGAGTTGGATAAAATGGAATTTTATATCCCCGAAACAAAAGAAACCGTTAAAGCAGCACAACGCCCCATTGTTATAATTACGTCAAACGCTGAAAAGGAATTGCCCGATGCTTTCTTACGTCGCTGCATTTTCCATTATATTGAGTTCCCTGACGAACAGCAGATGACAGAAATCATTAAAGTGCATTATCCCGATGTGGAAGAGCACCTTTTGGAGCAGGTTCTGGAAACCTTCTATTGGATTAGAGACCTGTATAACATTCAGAAAAAACCCAGCACATCAGAGGTAATCGACTGGATTCAGGCTTTGGTTCTGGGTGGCATTGACCCCGATAAAATCAAAGAAAAAGTACCCTTTGCTGGGGTATTGTTAAAAAAGAACGAGGATATTGACACCATGAGGAGATATTTAAAGTAA
- a CDS encoding AbrB/MazE/SpoVT family DNA-binding domain-containing protein, which yields MKSTGIVRKVDELGRVVLPIELRRNMGIEIKDSLEIFVEEDSIVLKKYEPADIFSGSMEDLIDYKGKKVSKASILEMAKLAGLDLK from the coding sequence ATGAAATCTACGGGAATTGTTCGTAAAGTAGACGAGCTAGGCCGAGTAGTGCTGCCAATCGAGCTGCGCAGAAATATGGGAATTGAAATCAAGGACTCTTTAGAAATTTTTGTGGAAGAAGATTCCATTGTTCTTAAGAAATATGAACCTGCTGATATTTTTTCCGGCAGTATGGAAGACCTGATTGACTATAAGGGCAAAAAGGTTTCCAAGGCTTCCATTTTGGAAATGGCAAAGTTGGCAGGCTTGGATTTGAAGTAA
- a CDS encoding nucleoside recognition domain-containing protein, with the protein MLDAIWGFFIIGGILTAAFLGRMDMVTAAVLSGGKSAVELAITMAGVIAMWSGILKIAEKGGMIDILAEKLTPAMDFLFPSVPRHHKARQYIAANFAANFLGLGWAATPAGLMAMKELQKLNQDKERATGAMCMFLTVNMSSLQLVTVNILAYRTEFGSHAPAEIVGVGIAATFLTTLIGIVTAKIMDRTE; encoded by the coding sequence ATGCTGGATGCAATATGGGGATTTTTTATAATCGGAGGGATTTTGACTGCGGCGTTTTTAGGGCGCATGGATATGGTTACAGCAGCAGTTTTAAGCGGCGGTAAGAGTGCCGTGGAACTGGCAATTACAATGGCAGGTGTGATTGCTATGTGGTCGGGGATATTAAAAATAGCGGAAAAGGGTGGTATGATTGATATTTTGGCAGAAAAATTAACCCCTGCCATGGATTTTTTATTCCCCTCAGTACCAAGGCATCATAAAGCCAGGCAATACATAGCGGCAAACTTCGCTGCAAATTTTTTGGGTTTAGGCTGGGCCGCTACGCCGGCGGGGCTGATGGCAATGAAAGAGTTGCAAAAGCTCAATCAGGATAAGGAGCGAGCCACTGGAGCGATGTGTATGTTTCTAACGGTGAATATGTCCTCCTTACAGCTGGTGACGGTAAATATTTTAGCCTATCGCACAGAGTTTGGTTCCCATGCACCGGCAGAAATTGTGGGGGTAGGGATTGCCGCCACGTTTTTGACAACCCTCATAGGTATTGTTACAGCAAAAATAATGGACAGGACGGAGTGA
- a CDS encoding spore maturation protein, whose translation MRLLLVISDYIIPATVLFIVCFGCLKKVKLYEVFLEGATEGLKTVVDILPTLIGLIVAVEVFRAGGLLDIMTNFIRPMAEQVGFPAELAPLSIIRLVSSSAATGLLLDIFQNFGPDSFLGRVSSVMMSCTETVFYTMSLYFLSVGVRKTRYTLPCALIANFAGVIAAVILVEMVFGK comes from the coding sequence ATGCGGCTGCTATTGGTAATATCGGATTATATTATTCCGGCTACGGTGTTGTTTATTGTATGCTTTGGATGTTTGAAAAAGGTAAAGCTTTATGAAGTCTTTTTGGAGGGGGCCACTGAAGGATTAAAAACCGTGGTGGATATTTTGCCTACCTTAATCGGATTAATTGTTGCTGTGGAGGTTTTCCGTGCAGGAGGACTCTTGGATATTATGACAAATTTCATTCGCCCCATGGCGGAACAGGTAGGATTTCCCGCAGAATTGGCACCCCTAAGCATTATACGTTTGGTTTCTTCTTCGGCGGCAACAGGGCTTTTATTGGATATCTTCCAAAATTTCGGGCCGGATTCCTTTTTGGGGCGGGTTTCTTCGGTAATGATGAGCTGTACCGAAACAGTGTTTTATACCATGAGCCTATATTTTTTGTCCGTAGGAGTTAGGAAGACTCGTTACACCTTGCCATGCGCCTTGATTGCAAATTTTGCAGGGGTGATTGCCGCAGTTATTTTGGTGGAGATGGTCTTTGGAAAATGA
- a CDS encoding FG-GAP repeat domain-containing protein yields the protein MKKAIMLLIGVCLFCMTGCSGKDGDQSISLSPAEQEAYVAQIDAVMDEFYWSYDKDSLSFHGGEIPQDTKENARLFNASQDAGYPLKSVVGSQSVVATAELLHYNGDTAGEVNCIFVSNHLAGVYYIGGYDEEEYSLRERNPFLANGDFTAYENWTGINSGYRELSGSLPADGFVAKNRSGVVASIQDGKVELYHLSGRVISRMRKINPAKGVEAVSAVFLENGKEDMLVVLWAEMAEEAIEGEGEINRAEKIVFYDSKLQPVTEVPLESGGATALGSEKGKLFLFTGQAMETYESGGEGWHKTQRESLRHRVTQCHIADLDGDGTAEFLMTDGMDLYMYHHLETGLLKLWSTHLGVESLYGALYSGDLNGDGVKEVYICDATGTAIRYILTERGLRSSNEDIQYGQAIYPCDWNGDGIDDYWNVTEDVTRTGKLFLSKPAS from the coding sequence ATGAAAAAAGCAATAATGCTGCTCATCGGTGTGTGCTTATTTTGCATGACAGGCTGCAGTGGGAAAGACGGAGATCAAAGCATAAGCCTGTCACCCGCAGAGCAGGAGGCATATGTGGCGCAAATTGATGCTGTAATGGATGAATTTTATTGGAGCTATGATAAGGATAGTCTATCCTTTCACGGCGGCGAAATTCCTCAAGATACCAAAGAAAATGCCCGTTTATTTAACGCCTCTCAGGATGCAGGGTACCCATTAAAATCTGTAGTGGGCAGCCAAAGCGTTGTAGCTACGGCGGAGCTTTTGCACTATAACGGGGATACTGCGGGAGAGGTGAATTGCATTTTTGTAAGCAATCATCTGGCAGGGGTATATTATATCGGTGGTTATGATGAAGAAGAGTATAGTTTGCGGGAGCGGAATCCTTTTTTGGCCAATGGGGACTTTACTGCCTACGAAAATTGGACAGGCATCAATAGTGGATACCGAGAATTGAGCGGCAGTTTGCCTGCGGATGGTTTTGTTGCAAAAAATCGCAGTGGGGTCGTTGCTTCTATTCAAGATGGCAAGGTGGAGTTGTATCATCTATCCGGCCGAGTTATCAGCAGAATGCGTAAAATAAATCCTGCAAAGGGCGTGGAAGCAGTATCGGCAGTTTTTTTGGAGAACGGTAAGGAGGATATGCTGGTGGTTCTTTGGGCCGAAATGGCAGAAGAGGCTATCGAAGGTGAAGGAGAAATAAACAGAGCTGAAAAAATTGTTTTTTATGATTCCAAATTACAGCCTGTCACGGAAGTTCCTTTGGAAAGCGGTGGGGCAACAGCTTTAGGCTCGGAAAAAGGTAAGTTGTTTTTGTTTACAGGTCAGGCCATGGAAACCTATGAATCCGGTGGAGAGGGTTGGCACAAAACCCAGCGGGAATCGCTGCGTCATAGGGTAACCCAGTGTCATATTGCAGATTTAGATGGAGATGGCACAGCAGAATTTCTTATGACCGATGGCATGGATTTATATATGTATCATCATCTGGAAACAGGTCTATTAAAGCTTTGGAGTACCCATTTGGGCGTAGAAAGCTTATATGGAGCTTTATATAGTGGTGATTTAAATGGGGATGGTGTAAAAGAAGTGTATATTTGTGATGCCACAGGGACAGCCATCCGCTATATATTAACAGAGAGAGGACTGCGTTCTTCCAATGAGGATATTCAATATGGACAAGCCATATATCCCTGTGACTGGAATGGCGATGGAATAGATGATTATTGGAATGTAACAGAAGATGTGACAAGGACGGGCAAGCTTTTTCTTTCCAAGCCTGCATCCTAG
- the tadA gene encoding tRNA adenosine(34) deaminase TadA has protein sequence MTDSEQYMKEALVEAQKAFDAGEVPIGAVMVRNGEIIARGYNLRNTAKNPLCHAEIDVINKAAGIVGDWRLEDCTLYVTVEPCPMCAGAIVQARIPKVIFGTRNSKAGCAGSIMNLLDEPRFNHQVIVEEGILQEECSQFMRLFFKRFRKNGEAMLTEA, from the coding sequence ATGACGGATTCGGAACAATATATGAAGGAAGCACTGGTGGAGGCTCAGAAGGCATTTGATGCGGGAGAGGTACCTATTGGTGCAGTGATGGTGAGAAACGGAGAAATTATTGCCCGGGGCTATAATCTGAGAAATACTGCAAAAAATCCTTTGTGCCATGCGGAAATAGACGTGATAAACAAGGCGGCAGGAATCGTTGGGGATTGGCGCTTGGAAGACTGCACCCTTTATGTTACTGTGGAGCCCTGCCCTATGTGTGCGGGAGCCATTGTGCAGGCGAGAATCCCTAAGGTAATTTTTGGAACAAGAAATAGTAAGGCAGGGTGTGCCGGTTCCATCATGAATCTCTTGGATGAGCCAAGGTTCAACCATCAGGTGATTGTGGAGGAAGGCATTTTGCAAGAGGAATGCAGTCAGTTTATGCGTTTGTTTTTCAAACGGTTTCGTAAAAACGGAGAGGCCATGTTGACAGAGGCGTAA
- the dnaX gene encoding DNA polymerase III subunit gamma/tau, producing MSYTALYRKFRPNTFGGVIGQEHIVKTLKNQIKSGRVSHAYLFCGTRGTGKTSTAKIFARAINCLSPTEDGEPCNECALCKDILVGRSVNVIEIDAASNNSVDNIREIREEVKYPPTEGYYKVYIIDEVHMLSNSAFNALLKTLEEPPAHVIFILATTDPQKVPATILSRCQRFDFRRITTDDITNTLMGYLAEEGQDITPEAVRYVAQLGDGSMRDSLSILDQCLAFYSGETVTLEMVLDVMGAVDQTVLFEMTQALGKKDSRRVMELVEEMMLSGRDIKQFVSEYLAHLRNFLMVSTLGDTTGVLDISGENLERLKGCSTFLSPQEAIFLIERFSYLQGDMRYSTNERILLEVELLRLCSPWTQTDMTALAARLAGLERQVAQGVSVQIQPVEQKAAKKEAPKRKKRPPALPEDKKKLQEEWPLLRNEVEDVILKSQLKQVEIAFKEDDLVYLVCAYAALTDMLQKNMDKIESLLDKAMGKSFSLQTITKEEYDRWYEVTYGKAENKAEDAEFESLLGSYFPEADFEE from the coding sequence ATGTCTTATACGGCGCTATACAGAAAGTTCAGACCCAATACCTTTGGTGGAGTCATTGGGCAGGAGCATATTGTAAAAACCCTGAAAAATCAGATAAAATCAGGGCGGGTTTCCCACGCCTATTTGTTTTGCGGCACAAGAGGAACGGGAAAAACCTCCACCGCAAAAATTTTTGCCCGTGCCATTAATTGTTTGTCTCCCACTGAAGATGGGGAGCCTTGCAATGAATGTGCTCTTTGTAAAGACATATTGGTGGGCAGAAGTGTCAATGTGATTGAAATAGACGCTGCATCAAATAACAGCGTGGATAATATAAGGGAAATTAGGGAGGAAGTAAAGTATCCCCCCACAGAGGGTTATTATAAGGTCTATATCATTGACGAGGTGCATATGCTGTCCAACAGCGCCTTTAATGCATTGCTGAAAACCTTAGAGGAGCCCCCTGCCCATGTGATTTTTATTTTGGCAACCACAGATCCTCAAAAGGTGCCTGCTACCATTCTCTCCCGCTGTCAGCGGTTTGATTTTCGAAGAATTACCACAGATGATATTACCAATACTTTGATGGGATATTTGGCGGAGGAAGGACAAGATATTACACCTGAGGCGGTGCGCTATGTGGCGCAGCTGGGGGACGGCTCCATGCGAGACTCCCTAAGTATTTTGGATCAGTGCCTTGCCTTTTACAGTGGTGAGACGGTAACGCTGGAAATGGTTTTGGATGTAATGGGTGCTGTGGATCAAACTGTGCTTTTTGAAATGACCCAGGCGTTGGGAAAGAAGGATAGCCGACGGGTGATGGAGTTGGTTGAGGAAATGATGCTCTCAGGCAGGGATATCAAGCAGTTTGTCTCTGAATATTTGGCGCATCTGCGGAATTTTCTCATGGTAAGCACCCTTGGGGATACCACAGGCGTTTTGGATATTTCGGGGGAAAATTTAGAGCGGTTAAAAGGTTGCAGTACATTTTTATCTCCACAAGAGGCAATTTTTCTTATTGAGCGGTTTTCTTATTTGCAAGGGGATATGCGATACAGTACCAATGAGCGCATTTTATTGGAGGTTGAGCTTTTACGTTTGTGCTCCCCATGGACACAAACAGATATGACAGCTTTAGCGGCAAGGCTTGCAGGGTTGGAGCGTCAGGTTGCCCAAGGTGTTTCTGTGCAGATTCAGCCGGTGGAGCAAAAAGCGGCAAAAAAAGAGGCACCAAAACGCAAGAAAAGGCCCCCTGCCCTGCCCGAGGACAAAAAGAAACTACAGGAAGAATGGCCTTTATTGCGTAATGAGGTTGAAGATGTTATTTTAAAAAGTCAGCTCAAACAGGTGGAAATTGCTTTCAAAGAGGATGATTTGGTCTATTTGGTTTGTGCTTACGCTGCTTTGACTGATATGCTGCAAAAAAATATGGACAAAATCGAATCCTTATTGGACAAAGCAATGGGAAAGTCCTTTTCATTACAAACCATAACCAAAGAAGAGTATGACCGATGGTATGAGGTCACCTATGGTAAAGCAGAGAATAAGGCGGAAGATGCTGAATTTGAGAGTCTTTTGGGTAGTTATTTCCCGGAGGCGGATTTTGAGGAGTAA
- a CDS encoding YbaB/EbfC family nucleoid-associated protein, whose amino-acid sequence MAKGGFPGMGGMNMNNLMKQAQKMQKQMQEKQEELGERTLEMTSGGGAVKVVITGKKEIKELKLNPDVVDPEDVEMLEDLIMSAVNEAIRQVEEMYNNEMGRMTGGMGMGF is encoded by the coding sequence ATGGCAAAAGGCGGTTTTCCCGGTATGGGCGGGATGAATATGAATAATCTGATGAAGCAGGCGCAGAAAATGCAAAAGCAAATGCAGGAAAAGCAAGAAGAGCTGGGCGAAAGAACATTGGAGATGACCAGCGGCGGCGGTGCTGTTAAGGTGGTTATCACTGGGAAGAAGGAAATTAAGGAATTAAAGTTGAATCCTGATGTAGTTGACCCTGAAGATGTGGAAATGCTGGAGGATTTAATTATGTCTGCTGTAAACGAAGCAATTCGTCAGGTAGAGGAAATGTATAATAATGAAATGGGCAGAATGACCGGCGGAATGGGCATGGGCTTCTGA
- the recR gene encoding recombination mediator RecR yields MNYYGNPMTRLIEELAALPGIGSKSAQRLAFHIIHMPRDEVAGLSGAILEARDKVRYCSVCCNLTEEELCPICANLKRDHSVIMVVEDPRDMAAYERTKEFHGVYHVLHGAISPMTGVTPQDIRIKELVTRMDDTVREVILATNPNVEGEATAMYISKLLKPLGVMVTRIANGVPVGGDLEYVDEITLSRALEGRREL; encoded by the coding sequence ATGAATTATTACGGAAATCCCATGACACGCTTGATTGAGGAATTGGCAGCGTTACCGGGAATTGGAAGCAAATCGGCGCAAAGGCTTGCGTTTCATATCATTCATATGCCACGAGACGAGGTTGCCGGTTTATCGGGTGCCATTCTTGAGGCAAGAGATAAGGTGCGTTACTGTTCCGTTTGCTGTAATTTGACGGAGGAGGAGCTTTGTCCTATCTGTGCAAATTTAAAAAGAGACCACAGTGTGATTATGGTTGTAGAGGATCCACGGGATATGGCGGCTTACGAGCGTACCAAGGAGTTCCATGGAGTATACCATGTTTTGCATGGAGCAATTTCGCCTATGACAGGGGTGACGCCTCAGGATATCCGCATTAAGGAGCTTGTTACCCGCATGGATGATACGGTGAGAGAGGTTATTCTTGCTACAAACCCCAATGTGGAGGGGGAGGCTACTGCCATGTACATCAGCAAGCTTTTAAAGCCTTTAGGCGTTATGGTTACCAGAATTGCCAACGGCGTACCCGTAGGCGGAGACTTAGAGTATGTTGATGAAATTACCCTATCCCGTGCTTTAGAGGGTAGGCGTGAGTTGTAA
- a CDS encoding threonine/serine exporter family protein translates to MAFHIILFQSFMSFCACVAFSVVFNAPKKELVYCGISGFLGWFFYAVLSVYISPTMATLVSSALVTAFSRFASYHRQAPSTLYHIPGIMPMVPGTVVYNTMATALGGMILETYSNILLGLKLAGAIGAGSILILALPYSFFEIIPRRKKKVKA, encoded by the coding sequence ATGGCGTTTCATATTATATTATTCCAAAGCTTTATGTCCTTTTGCGCTTGTGTTGCCTTTTCCGTTGTTTTTAATGCACCAAAAAAGGAATTGGTTTACTGCGGTATCTCAGGTTTTCTGGGGTGGTTTTTCTATGCTGTCCTATCGGTATACATCAGTCCTACTATGGCCACCTTGGTTTCCTCTGCATTGGTTACGGCGTTCTCTCGTTTTGCCTCCTATCACAGGCAAGCGCCCTCTACCTTATATCATATTCCAGGGATCATGCCCATGGTTCCCGGTACTGTGGTCTACAACACCATGGCTACAGCCTTAGGGGGTATGATTTTGGAAACCTATTCTAACATTTTACTAGGATTAAAGCTGGCGGGAGCCATTGGAGCTGGGTCAATCTTAATTTTGGCGCTACCCTACTCCTTTTTTGAGATTATTCCAAGACGAAAAAAGAAGGTCAAGGCATAA
- a CDS encoding threonine/serine exporter family protein yields the protein MMDDNLLLKFALDAGELMLASGGETHRVQDTMHRILSVSHSTGVEALAMSTFLIVSIPSKKSGSLTLTRGVYNRSVNFGKICSVNEISRAFVSRQITLKEAAKRLEKISHTSAYRPISRIISSGVACGGFTLVLNGKLIDALAAFLFGILIGILINHSGKTKLPSFFTCLIGGFIAGAGSVIFQRFVPSAGTDMIIIGSIMPMLPGMTMTNSIRDIMEGHYISGTSKMAEALLIAFAIAGGVGFGITTMGH from the coding sequence ATGATGGATGATAATTTACTTTTAAAATTTGCTTTGGATGCGGGAGAGCTTATGCTTGCCAGCGGTGGCGAGACCCATCGGGTGCAGGATACTATGCATCGTATCTTATCGGTCAGTCACTCCACAGGAGTGGAGGCTCTGGCAATGAGCACGTTTTTGATTGTCAGCATCCCAAGTAAAAAATCAGGCTCTCTTACCTTAACCCGAGGGGTATATAATCGTTCTGTAAACTTTGGAAAAATTTGCTCTGTCAATGAAATCTCAAGAGCCTTTGTTTCAAGGCAGATTACCTTGAAGGAAGCAGCGAAACGGTTAGAAAAAATCAGTCATACCTCTGCCTATCGCCCAATTTCCCGTATTATCAGCTCTGGTGTTGCCTGCGGGGGGTTCACTCTGGTTTTAAATGGCAAATTGATTGACGCCCTAGCCGCCTTTTTGTTTGGTATTCTCATTGGTATTTTAATCAATCATAGCGGAAAAACAAAATTGCCCAGTTTTTTCACCTGTCTCATTGGCGGGTTTATTGCCGGGGCGGGTTCCGTTATTTTTCAAAGATTCGTACCCTCAGCGGGAACAGATATGATTATTATTGGCAGCATCATGCCTATGCTGCCCGGCATGACAATGACCAACAGCATTCGGGACATCATGGAAGGACACTATATCAGCGGCACCTCCAAGATGGCAGAAGCTTTATTGATTGCCTTCGCCATTGCCGGAGGCGTTGGCTTTGGCATCACCACAATGGGGCACTAA